In one Camelus ferus isolate YT-003-E chromosome 14, BCGSAC_Cfer_1.0, whole genome shotgun sequence genomic region, the following are encoded:
- the SUGT1 gene encoding protein SGT1 homolog produces MAAAAAGPATAQRFFRSFSDALIDEDPQAALEELTKALEQKPDDAQYYCQRAYCHILLGNYPDAVADAKKSLELNPNSSTAMLRKGICEYHEKNYAVALETFTEGQKLDGADADFVVWIKRCQEAQEGSQSEVSSSQRTHQSKIKYDWYQTESQVIITLMIKNVQKNDVNVEFSEKELSAVVKLPSGEDYNLKLTLLHPVIPEQSTFKVLSTKIEIKMKKPEAVRWEKLEGQGDVPHPKQFIADVKNLYPSSSHYTRNWDKLVGEIKEEEKNEKLEGDAALNKLFQQIYSDGSDEVKRAMNKSFMESGGTVLSTNWSDVGKRKVEINPPDDMEWKKY; encoded by the exons ATGGCGGCGGCTGCAGCGGGACCTGCGACAGCCCAGAG GTTTTTCCGGAGCTTCTCAGATGCTCTGATCGACGAGGACCCCCAGGCGGCGTTAGAG GAGCTGACTAAGGCTTTGGAACAGAAACCAGATGATGCGCAGTATTACTGTCAAAGAGCTTATTGTCACATTCTTCTTGGGAATTACCCTG aTGCTGTTGCTGATGCAAAGAAATCTCTTGAACTTAATCCAAATAGTTCCACTGCTATGCTGAGAAAGGG GATATGTGAATACCATGAAAAAAACTATGCTGTTGCTCTAGAAACTTTTACAGAAGGACAGAAATTAGATG GTGCAGATGCTGATTTCGTTGTCTGGATTAAAAGGTGTCAGGAAGCTCAGGAAG gaTCACAGTCCGAAGTG TCTTCTTCCCAGAGGACACATCAGTCAAAAATCAA gtATGACTGGTATCAAACAGAATCTCAAGTAATCATTACACTTATGATCAAGAATGTTCAGAAGAATGATGTAAATGtggaattttcagaaaaagag TTGTCTGCTGTGGTGAAACTTCCTTCTGGAGAGGATTACAATCTGAAGCTGACACTTCTTCATCCTGTAATACCGGAACAGAGCACATTTAAAGTGCTTTCAACAAAG attgaaattaaaatgaaaaagccagAGGCTGTGAGATGGGAAAAGCTAGAGGGGCAAGGAGATGTGCCTCACCCAAAACAGTTCATAGCAG ATGTAAAGAATCTATATCCATCATCATCTCATTATACAAGAAATTGGGATAAACTGGTTGGTGAgatcaaagaagaagaaaagaatgagaagttGGAGGGAGATGCagctttaaacaaattatttcagcAGATCTATTCAGATGGTTCTGATGAAGTGAAACGTGCCATGAACAAATCATTT ATGGAGTCTGGTGGTACAGTTTTGAGTACCAACTGGTCTGATGTAGGTAAAAGGAAAGTTGAAATCAATCCTCCTGATGATATGGAATGGAAAAAgtactaa